One region of Glycine max cultivar Williams 82 chromosome 9, Glycine_max_v4.0, whole genome shotgun sequence genomic DNA includes:
- the LOC102663418 gene encoding uncharacterized protein codes for MDRSWMKRPRITEEYENGVEDFLQFSKQIARDFRGVYFCPCVKCLNGRQQSLDDIRTHLICDGICPTYRRWIWHGELSEMSSTPRNVGVHEEVSDRIEDMLRDLGQEGVLALVNLKARFGWSDKSFNELLLLLKNMLPEDNTLPKNHYEAKKILCPVGMEYQKIHAFPNDCILYRHEYAELRNCPTCGVSRYKVNSNDCGEDATTYKYRPSKVCWYLPVIPRFKRLFANAEDAKNLTWHADGRIKDGLLHHLADSPQWKTIDQLYPKFGQDPRNLRVGLASNGMNPFGNLSCNHSSWPVLLMIYNLPPWLCIKRKYIMMSMMIAGPRQPGNDIDVYLAPLIEDLRKLWVEGVDVYDGNAHETFKLRALIFCTINDFPAYGNLSGYSVKGHHACPICEKDTSYIQLKHGKKTVYTRHQRFLKPFHPYRRMKKAFNGTSKIDSAPIPLSGVEVLDQQLLLVAIRGILPDKVRVAITRLCFFFNAICSKFIDPKQLDDLENEASIIICQLEMYFPPAFFDIMVHLVVHLV; via the exons ATGGATCGGAGTTGGATGAAAAGACCACGCATAACTGAAGAGTACGAGAATGGGGTTGAAGATTTCttgcaattttccaaacaaatTGCTCGAGACTTTCGTGGGGTATACTTCTGTCCATGTGTGAAATGTTTGAATGGTCGACAACAATCTTTGGATGACATTAGAACACATCTGATATGTGATGGTATCTGTCCTACTTATAGAagatggatatggcatggtgagttATCAGAAATGTCATCAACCCCTCGAAATGTTGGAGTTCATGAAGAAGTCAGTGATCGTATAGAAGACATGCTACGCGATCTTGGACAAGAGG GGGTGTTAGCTTTGGTGAATTTGAAAGcaagatttgggtggagtgacaaaagcttcaacGAATTACTGTTATTATTGAAGAATATGCTTCCTGAAGATAACACGCTACCGAAGAATCATTACGAGGCAAAGAAGATATTATGTCCGGTTGGAATGGAATACCAAAAAATACATGCTTTCCCTAACGATTGTATCTTGTATAGGCATGAGTATGCTGAACTGCGCAACTGCCCAACATGTGGCGTGTCACGCTACAAAGTGAATTCCAATGATTGCGGTGAAGATGCAACCACATACAAATATCGTCCATCCAAAGTTTGTTGGTATCTTCCagtaataccaaggtttaagcgattgTTTGCTAATGCAGAAGACGCGAAAAACCTAACATGGCATGCTGATGGCAGGATCAAAGATGGATTGCTCCATCATCTTGCTGATTCTCCTCAATGGAAAACAATTGATCAGCTGTATCCAAAGTTTGGCCAAGATCCCAGAAACTTAAGGGTTGGTCTGGCTTCgaatggaatgaatccatttgGAAACTTAAGCTGCAATCATAGTTCGTGGCCTGTTTTGCTAATGATCTACAACctccctccttggttgtgcatcaaGCGGAAGTACATTATGATGTCTATGATGATAGCCGGTccaagacaaccaggaaatgacattgacgTGTATCTTgctcccttgattgaagacctcAGAAAATTGTGGGTAGAAGGGGTTGATGTGTATGATGGGAATGCTCATGAGACCTTCAAGTTGCGTGCCTTgatattttgtaccattaatgactttccagcatatggtaATTTGAGTGGATATAGTGTGAAAGGCCACCACGCATGTCCCATATGTGAGAAAGACACAAGTTACATCCAATTAAAGCATGGCAAAAAGACAGTGTATACAAGACACCAAAgatttttaaaaccttttcaCCCATATAGACGAATGAAGAAAGCCTTTAATGGGACATCTAAGATTGACAGTGCACCAATTCCTTTGTCAGGTGTTGAAGTTCTTGATCAG CAATTATTGCTTGTTGCCATTCGTGGTATATTGCCTGACAAAGTAAGGGTTGCAATAACTcgattgtgttttttcttcaatgccatctGCAGCAAATTCATCGACCCGAAACAGTTGGATGATTTGGAAAATGAGGCTTCCATTATCATttgtcagttggagatgtattttccaccAGCCTTTTTTGACATAATGGTTCACTTGGTTGTTCATCTGGTTTGA
- the LOC121172721 gene encoding protein translocase subunit SECA2, chloroplastic: MCLKKMVSLGVHRQWFELRRCLSWSSQNFLGLLSFFFVCFLRGKILIFMVQQKHVYDLRQLILTGDDESCSQHIFQYMQAVVDEIVFSNIDPLKHLRSWGLSKLLKEFVTVGGKLLRGMLVCYDYGP; the protein is encoded by the exons ATGTGTTTGAAGAAAATGGTCAGTTTAGGCGTGCACCGCCAGTGGTTCGAGTTGAGAAGATGTTTGAGTTGGTCCAGTCAAAACTTCCTGGGGCTCCTCAGTTTCTTCTTTGTCTGCTTCCTGAGAGGAAAAATTCTGATCTTTATG gtGCAACAAAAGCATGTTTATGATCTAAGGCAATTAATCTTAACAGGAGATGATGAAAGTTGTTCCCAACATATATTCCA GTACATGCAAGCAGTGGTGGATGAGATTGTCTTCAGTAATATTGATCCACTGAAG CATCTACGTAGCTGGGGTTTGAGTAAGCTCTTGAAAGAGTTTGTGACTGTTGGTGGAAAGTTGTTGCGTGGTATGCTTGTTTGCTACGACTATGGTCCTTAA